A genomic region of Alligator mississippiensis isolate rAllMis1 chromosome 6, rAllMis1, whole genome shotgun sequence contains the following coding sequences:
- the GJA4 gene encoding gap junction alpha-4 protein, translating to MGDWGFLEKLLDQVQEHSTVIGKIWLTVLFIFRILILGLAGESVWGDEQSDFLCNTKQPGCTNVCYDKAFPISHIRYWVLQFLFVSTPTLIYLGHVIYLSRLDEKLKQKESELRAMPMKDPKVEQALAVVEKKMSKISVAEDGHIKIRGPLMCSYITSVICKSIFEAGFLLGQWYLYGFSMPAVFVCERVPCPHRVDCFVSRPTEKTIFIIFMLVVGLISLGLNLIELIHLCCKNMLNGLKKISSRSPAGLGEDSFPDEKLCEVPGGPYQPKQYHYLPMSEARAPPYQSYNKLSSEQNWTNFNTEENLALCNGSKPLPNAYAANAQSLEKQTSRPSSSASKKQYV from the coding sequence ATGGGAGACTGGGGCTTCCTGGAGAAACTTCTGGACCAGGTCCAGGAGCACTCGACAGTGATTGGGAAGATCTGGCTGACAGTGCTGTTCATCTTCCGGATCCTCATCCTGGGCCTGGCGGGGGAGTCGGTGTGGGGAGACGAGCAGTCGGACTTCTTGTGCAACACCAAGCAGCCAGGCTGCACCAACGTCTGCTACGACAAAGCCTTCCCCATCTCCCACATCCGCTACTGGGTGCTCCAGTTCCTCTTTGTCAGCACCCCCACCCTAATCTACCTGGGCCATGTCATCTACCTCTCCCGCCTGGATGAGAAGCTGAAGCAGAAGGAGAGTGAGCTGCGAGCTATGCCGATGAAGGACCCGAAGGTTGAGCAGGCCCTGGCAGTGGTAGAGAAAAAGATGTCCAAGATCTCTGTTGCGGAGGATGGACACATCAAGATCCGGGGGCCCCTCATGTGTTCCTATATCACCAGCGTGATTTGCAAGAGCATCTTTGAGGCTGGCTTCCTCTTGGGTCAGTGGTACCTGTATGGTTTCTCCATGCCAGCTGTTTTCGTGTGCGAGAGAGTCCCCTGCCCTCACAGGGTGGACTGCTTTGTCTCCCGGCCTACTGAGAAGACCATCTTCATTATCTTCATGCTGGTGGTGGGTCTCATCTCTCTCGGTCTCAACCTCATAGAGCTCATCCACCTCTGCTGCAAGAATATGCTCAACGGCTTAAAGAAGATCTCATCCAGATCCCCTGCCGGCCTGGGTGAGGACTCCTTCCCGGATGAAAAGCTGTGTGAGGTGCCTGGTGGTCCGTACCAGCCCAAGCAGTACCACTACCTGCCCATGAGCGAGGCTCGTGCTCCTCCCTACCAGTCTTACAATAAGCTGTCCAGTGAGCAGAACTGGACCAACTTCAACACTGAGGAGAACCTGGCCCTGTGCAATGGTAGCAAACCTTTGCCCAACGCCTATGCTGCTAATGCCCAGTCCCTGGAGAAGCAGACCAGTCGTCCCAGTAGCTCCGCTTCTAAAAAACAGTACGTCTGA